The window CGGACTCAACATTATCTTGGACCCCATGTTCATCTTTGGTTTTGGACCTATTCCCGAAATGGGCGTAAAAGGTGCAGCAGTGGCCACCAACATTGGCAGGGGAACCGCGGTGCTTTTTCAATTGGGCATTTTGTTCTTTGGTTGGGGCAAGATAAAGTTACTGGCCAAGGATTTGGTTCTGAACTTTAAGGTTATGTTGAATCTTATCAAGGTATCCTTAGGGGGCATTGCCCAGTTTTTGATAGGTACTTCCAGCTGGATTTTTTTGATGCGCATTATGTCGGAGTTCGGTAGCGAAGTATTGGCAGGATACACCATTGCCATTCGGGTAATGATGTTCACCTTGATGCCTTCTTGGGGTATGAGCAATGCCGCGGCGACCTTGGTAGGCCAAAACTTGGGTGCCAAACAGCCCGAACGTGCCGAGCGTTCCGTTTGGAAAACAGGGAAATACAATGCTATTTTTATGGGAACGGTATCTTTGGGCTACCTCATTTTTGCCAAAACCATCATTTCTTGGTTCAACGCTACCCCAGAGGTGGTAAAGAGTGGAGCGCTTTGCTTGCAGATAATTGCCCTCGGTTACATTTTTTACGCTTACGGCATGGTGGTTACTCAAGCCTTCAATGGGGCAGGGGATACCAGAACCCCTACCAAGATCAATTTGATCTCATTTTGGTTCTTCCAATTGCCATTGGCCTATGTTTCCGCTTTGGTTTTGGGGTGGGGTGCCATTGGTGTTTTCTTGGCCATTACCTTGGCCGAAGTACTGTTGGCGGTATTGGCCATGGTATGGTTCAAAAAAGGAAAATGGAAGCAAGTCCAAGTATGATGGGTTTCGTATCTTTGATATAATCCATTTGAAAACCTTAATTTAGAGGACATGGACATAAATTTTCAAAATAAAAAGATTGAATTGATCCAATGGCTTTCCACTTTGGATGATGAATCCACAATTGAAAAAATAATCAAGCTTAGGGACAGTGAAAGGGCCGATTGGTGGGAAGGGCTTTCTCAAAAAGAAAAGGATTCCATTTCAAAGGGGATAAAAGATGCAGATTCTGGGAATACCCAACCACATTCAAGTGTGAAGAAAATATATGGCAAGTGGTTATAAAATTTTATGGACACAAAACGCCATTTTGGAACTGGAAGGTATCATTGCCTATTTGGATGAACATTGGACGGAGAGAGAGTTAAAAAACTTTTCTCGTGAATTGGACCATGTTATGGAGTTGATTTCTAAGAATCCCGAATTGTTCCAAGCATCCAGCGCAAAAAAGGATGTAAGAAGAGCCGTAATTGGCATATATACGAACTTGTACTATCGAATGGGCTCAAACACCGTAGAGATTCTTTCATTATTTTCCAACAGGCAAAACCCAAGCAAACTCAAACTATAACTAAAAAGACTGGCTCAATATGAATAACAATAAAAAAGGAGTGAACACCATCTGCACCCACGTCGGGGAATTGGAGGATAAAGAATTCAAAGGGGCAGTATCTCCCTTGTATATGAGCACCTCTTACCAATTTGAGGATGTGGATGTGAAGCGGTATCCCAGATATTACAACACGCCCAACCAGGAAGCGTTGTGCAAAAAATTGGCAGCATTGGAGCATACCGAAGCTGCTTTGATATTTGGCAGTGGCATGGCGGCCATCAGCACAGCTTTAATGACCTTTTTACAGCAGGGTGACCATGTGGTATTGCAACAGACAATTTATGGGGGTACTTATCATTTTGCGGTAAGTCAGTTGGAGCGCTTTGGAATCGAGTATTCTTTCACCGAAGGTTGGGAGGTATCCGATTTTGAACGAGAAATCAAACCCAATACCAAGGTGTTGTACCTAGAAACGCCCTCCAATCCCTTATTGACCATTACAGATATCAAGGGCGTAGCCGATTTGGCCAAGAAGAAAGGAATCCTGTCCATGATCGACAATACATTTGCCAGTCCCATAAATCAAACCCCAGCTGATTTTGGTATTGATGTGGTGGTGCACAGTGCAACCAAATATATGGGCGGACATTCGGATATTACGGCAGGTGTGGTAGCGGCATCAAAAGAGCATATGGATATGGTATGGCAAACAGGCATCTGTTTTGGAGGTAGCTTGAGCGAATACACGGTTTGGTTGTTGGAGCGCAGTTTAAAAACCATGGCCATTCGGCTGAAGGCACAAAATGAAAATGCGATGCAAATGGCCACATACCTCAGTCAAAATACGAATGTGGACAACGTCTATTATCCCGGTTTGAAGGGTCATCCAGGCCATGAAGTGGCGAAATCGCAAATGACAGGATTTGGTGGAATGCTTTCGTTTGAGTTAAATCCAGAAATTGATGCATCGCTCTTTTTCAAGGAATTGAAGCTAATCAAACCATCCATGAGTTTGGCGGGGATAGAGAGCACTATGCTTTCACCAACGCAAACCTCACATTCCCTTATGAGTCCAGAAGATAGGGCCAAACAAGGAATAAAGGATTCATTGATTCGCTTTTCTTTGGGAATAGAGGAAATAGAAGATTTGATTGCTGATATAGAACAGGCCATTGCCAAAGTAAAATCCATGACCGTTACGGCTTAACACCTATGAAGTTAGATATTTTAGTATTTGGAGCGCATCCCGATGATGCCGAATTGGGGGCCGGTGCCACCATTGCAAAGGAAGTTTCCAAAGGAAAAAGAGTAGGCATCGTTGATTTGACCCGCGGGGAATTGGGCACACGGGGCTCAGCCGAAATCAGGGACCAAGAAGCGGCCAAGGCAGCCGAAATCTTGGGCGTTGCCGTTCGGGAAAACATGGAATTTGCCGATGGTTTCTTTGTGAACGATAAGGAACACCAATTAGAACTCATCAAAATCATCAGAAAATATAGGCCGGATATTGTGATATGCAATGCGGTGGAGGACCGTCATATTGATCATGCCAAAGGAAGCAAGCTCGTGAGCGACTCCTGTTTTTTGAGCGGACTCAGAAAAATTGATACCAAAATGGACGGGGACGACCAATGGCAGGACGCCTGGAGACCCAAAGTGGTGTATCACTTTATACAGTGGAAAAACCTTGAACCCGATTTTGTGGTCGATGTCACTGGTTTTATCGATAAGAAAACGGAAGCCATCATGGCGTATGCTTCGCAGTTTTATGATCCCAACAGTAAAGAGCCTGAAACTCCCATCAGCAGTAAAAACTTTACGGATAGCGTGAATTACCGCGCACGGGATTTAGGTCGTATGATCGGGGTGGAATATGCCGAAGGCTTTACCGTAGAGCGCTTTGTGGGTGTTGACAGCCTTTACGACTTGATCTAGGAAGCTTTTTGGTAGCGGTTGACCGCTTTGGGCACGGTAAAGTAAAAGGTAGTCCCTTTGCGTGGAACACTGTCCACCCAAATTTCGCCATTGTTTTTAAGCACCATTTCTTTGCACAACGAAAGTCCGAGACCAGTGCCTTTCTCATTATTGGTACCGTAAGTGGTGATGTTGGAAGAGTCCTTGAAAATGGAACGTTGCATTTCCGCTGTCATTCCAATACCTGTGTCACGAATGGATACCTGCCACATGCCAGCTTTTTCCACGGCGTTTATGGTAATCAATCCATTTTCGGGCGTGAATTTGATGGCGTTGCTCAAAATATTTCGGACAACAATATCCATTTGATGGCTATCGGCCCATATCCTTGGATTTTCAGGTAGTTGGTTGATAATCTTAATGGACTTGCTGTTGGCAACCTCCGATAGTAATTGAATATTGTTGTTCACCAAATTTGAAAGGGAGACCCGTTTAGGTTTGGTCACCACTCCGTTGAGTTGGTTCATACCCCAAGACAACAAGTTGTTCAGCGTAAAAGAGATATTATCCACATCGGTTTTTAGCTTTGGGATGAAGGATACGAATTCCTTGGTGCTTATTTCACCATCCGTAAATAGCTTTAGCATGCTTTGTAGCCCACCGATTGGGCCCCGAAGGTCATGGCCGATGATGGAGAACAGCTTGGTATTGGTCTTATTGATTTCGTGCAATTGCGCTTCCCGTTGTGTTACGGCAGTGGACTTTTCCTTGAGCTCCCTGTTCAGTTTTCTTTGGATGTTCTCACTTCTGCGGATCACAAAGGTGATGATGCTGAGAATCATAAGGATAATAACCGAAAAATAGATGTAGTTCCTTTGTTTGGCCAAGGCTGTCTCATTGGCCTCGATAAGTTCCTGTTTTTCCTGTTCGTATTGCAATTTGGTCTCCAAAAGGGAAAGACTTTGTTTGTTCTTATCCTTGAAGAGGGAGTCGGACAATATTTTAAAACTTTCCAGATAGGCCAATGCCTCAGGAGTATTGCCATTTTTCTTGTGCAATTTGTACAAAGTTTCGGAGCAATCTATTTTTCCTTGCAAGGATTTGATTTTATCGGACAATGCAAGGCCTTTTTTGGCATATACTAAAGCAAGACTGTCCTGCTCCAAACCAAAATATACTTTGGCCATCCCGTTCATCAATTGAATCTTGATCCGGTCATCTTCAATCTGATGTTTGAACAATATATTGCTCTGATCGTACCAGTATAACGCCCACTTGTATTTTTCTTGATCAAGATAAATATCGCCTTTTACTTCGTAGGCATAGGCCAGCCAATCATATACTTTATGCTTTTCAAAAGTACTGATGCTCCTGTTGATATTGAACATGGCATTTTTGTAATCCTTCGCGTCCTTGTAGAGCGATGCCATGTTGCTTTGTGTTTCCGCGTCAATTACCTCATCGCCTAATCTCCTGTTTATTTTTTGAACAGTGTCATAGAACATCAGGGCATTTTTAAAATCTTTTTGGTCCGCATACAATCCTGCAATATTCTCGTTCAATACGGACAGCATCGGTTGGTTGTCAATCTCTCTGGCCAAATCTATGCCCTTCAGGTTGAGGTTTAATGCCTCGGCATAATTGCCCTCAAAACTATAGTTTTGGGCCATGGCATTTATAATGGAAAGTTCGGAGGGAATGTCCTTGGCTTCTGTTGCCAATCTAAGGGCTTCTTGGAACAAGGGCATGGATTTTTCTCGCTCCCCTTTGTTGTAATAGTAATTGCCCAGTGCATCCAACCCCTTTACTTTACCGTAGGTGTAATCTATTTGTTCGCTATACTCCAAAGCTCTCTTTCCTATGGAATAAAGGCTATCCATTTCCAAATAGCGGTACGAAAAGGCAAGTTCCACCAATAGTTTGATATGTGTGGTGTCCTTAGGGTTAAAACGGTTGGTGGACTCCAAGCGCTGAAGACGGTAG is drawn from Flagellimonas sp. MMG031 and contains these coding sequences:
- a CDS encoding MATE family efflux transporter, which produces MTHLHTHSFKKFIHYFWIAISGKETEFTSGSIRKAIFMLSIPMILEMLMESIFALVDIAYVSKVSVNAVATIGLTESVITLVYALAIGLSMAATAVVARRIGEKDVQGARIAAVQAISLGVLISILIGIIGIIYAKDILALMGGEPELIAEGYGYTQWLIGGNITITLLFLINAIFRGAGNASIAMWALVLSNGLNIILDPMFIFGFGPIPEMGVKGAAVATNIGRGTAVLFQLGILFFGWGKIKLLAKDLVLNFKVMLNLIKVSLGGIAQFLIGTSSWIFLMRIMSEFGSEVLAGYTIAIRVMMFTLMPSWGMSNAAATLVGQNLGAKQPERAERSVWKTGKYNAIFMGTVSLGYLIFAKTIISWFNATPEVVKSGALCLQIIALGYIFYAYGMVVTQAFNGAGDTRTPTKINLISFWFFQLPLAYVSALVLGWGAIGVFLAITLAEVLLAVLAMVWFKKGKWKQVQV
- a CDS encoding type II toxin-antitoxin system RelE/ParE family toxin translates to MASGYKILWTQNAILELEGIIAYLDEHWTERELKNFSRELDHVMELISKNPELFQASSAKKDVRRAVIGIYTNLYYRMGSNTVEILSLFSNRQNPSKLKL
- a CDS encoding PLP-dependent aspartate aminotransferase family protein — its product is MNNNKKGVNTICTHVGELEDKEFKGAVSPLYMSTSYQFEDVDVKRYPRYYNTPNQEALCKKLAALEHTEAALIFGSGMAAISTALMTFLQQGDHVVLQQTIYGGTYHFAVSQLERFGIEYSFTEGWEVSDFEREIKPNTKVLYLETPSNPLLTITDIKGVADLAKKKGILSMIDNTFASPINQTPADFGIDVVVHSATKYMGGHSDITAGVVAASKEHMDMVWQTGICFGGSLSEYTVWLLERSLKTMAIRLKAQNENAMQMATYLSQNTNVDNVYYPGLKGHPGHEVAKSQMTGFGGMLSFELNPEIDASLFFKELKLIKPSMSLAGIESTMLSPTQTSHSLMSPEDRAKQGIKDSLIRFSLGIEEIEDLIADIEQAIAKVKSMTVTA
- the bshB1 gene encoding bacillithiol biosynthesis deacetylase BshB1, whose product is MKLDILVFGAHPDDAELGAGATIAKEVSKGKRVGIVDLTRGELGTRGSAEIRDQEAAKAAEILGVAVRENMEFADGFFVNDKEHQLELIKIIRKYRPDIVICNAVEDRHIDHAKGSKLVSDSCFLSGLRKIDTKMDGDDQWQDAWRPKVVYHFIQWKNLEPDFVVDVTGFIDKKTEAIMAYASQFYDPNSKEPETPISSKNFTDSVNYRARDLGRMIGVEYAEGFTVERFVGVDSLYDLI
- a CDS encoding tetratricopeptide repeat-containing sensor histidine kinase, translating into MLSEKNFIPKHATTMLRILLCAFMVAVSLPVLAQSSNERDSLAYRLQRLESTNRFNPKDTTHIKLLVELAFSYRYLEMDSLYSIGKRALEYSEQIDYTYGKVKGLDALGNYYYNKGEREKSMPLFQEALRLATEAKDIPSELSIINAMAQNYSFEGNYAEALNLNLKGIDLAREIDNQPMLSVLNENIAGLYADQKDFKNALMFYDTVQKINRRLGDEVIDAETQSNMASLYKDAKDYKNAMFNINRSISTFEKHKVYDWLAYAYEVKGDIYLDQEKYKWALYWYDQSNILFKHQIEDDRIKIQLMNGMAKVYFGLEQDSLALVYAKKGLALSDKIKSLQGKIDCSETLYKLHKKNGNTPEALAYLESFKILSDSLFKDKNKQSLSLLETKLQYEQEKQELIEANETALAKQRNYIYFSVIILMILSIITFVIRRSENIQRKLNRELKEKSTAVTQREAQLHEINKTNTKLFSIIGHDLRGPIGGLQSMLKLFTDGEISTKEFVSFIPKLKTDVDNISFTLNNLLSWGMNQLNGVVTKPKRVSLSNLVNNNIQLLSEVANSKSIKIINQLPENPRIWADSHQMDIVVRNILSNAIKFTPENGLITINAVEKAGMWQVSIRDTGIGMTAEMQRSIFKDSSNITTYGTNNEKGTGLGLSLCKEMVLKNNGEIWVDSVPRKGTTFYFTVPKAVNRYQKAS